A region from the Stutzerimonas stutzeri genome encodes:
- a CDS encoding alpha/beta family hydrolase, translated as MGNGQLAGIDADQYSQGGEIPFVRADRPQGETFASLILAHGAGAPMDSPFMQQMTERLVARGVAVLRFEFAYMAERRATGAKRPPNPQAQLLQQWREVYRVVRQQTAGRLAIGGKSMGGRMASLLADELVADALVCLGYPFYAAGKPEKPRVAHLAELGCPTLIVQGERDALGNRQTVSHYALSPAIQVEWLEAADHDLKPLKRSGLTHEQHLDRAADLVSAFLRQPRPGQT; from the coding sequence ATGGGCAATGGGCAACTGGCCGGTATTGACGCCGATCAATACTCGCAAGGCGGTGAAATCCCGTTCGTCCGGGCCGATCGGCCGCAGGGCGAGACGTTCGCCAGCCTGATATTGGCGCATGGTGCGGGTGCGCCGATGGACAGTCCGTTCATGCAGCAAATGACCGAGCGGCTCGTGGCGCGGGGCGTTGCGGTGCTTCGGTTCGAATTCGCCTATATGGCCGAGCGACGTGCCACCGGGGCCAAGCGACCGCCCAATCCGCAGGCCCAGCTGTTGCAGCAATGGCGGGAGGTTTATCGGGTGGTGCGACAGCAAACCGCGGGTCGATTGGCGATTGGCGGAAAGTCGATGGGCGGTCGCATGGCCAGTTTGCTGGCCGATGAGCTCGTTGCCGATGCCCTGGTCTGCCTGGGTTATCCGTTCTACGCAGCAGGTAAACCGGAGAAGCCGCGCGTGGCCCACCTCGCCGAACTGGGCTGTCCAACGCTGATCGTTCAAGGCGAGCGCGACGCGCTAGGTAACCGGCAGACGGTCTCGCACTACGCGCTGTCACCTGCGATACAGGTCGAATGGCTGGAGGCTGCCGACCATGACCTCAAGCCCCTGAAACGCTCCGGGCTGACCCATGAACAGCATCTGGACCGAGCAGCCGATCTGGTTTCGGCATTTCTACGTCAGCCGCGGCCTGGCCAGACGTAA
- a CDS encoding methyl-accepting chemotaxis protein, which yields MRNNQPVTQREYAFPDQQRLISTTDLKGKITYCNDAFAEVSGYDRADLIGAPHNLIRHPDVPSAVFAHMWSTLKDGRPWMGIVKNRRKDGDHYWVNAYVTPVLDMQRNVIGYESVRTKPTREQVQRAEALYARLNAGKSGVPRRDKWLPVAINWLPFIVISQIGFMIGAWFDHAWGFALAALLSVPLGLAGRHWQMRGVNRLVRLAEQSTSDPLIAQMYTDSHGVEARLEMAMLSEHARLKTCLTRLQDSAVHLQQQAKRADELAHSCSDGLARQHHETEQVATAINQMAATTQEVAGNVALTAEATEQASQLTAQGQEISAQTRKAIELLAHSVTETGDAVNALAQNSDEIGTVVDVIKSIADQTNLLALNAAIEAARAGESGRGFAVVADEVRQLAQRTATATGQIHQLIDKLQQQARQAVDTTEQGRAQASRGVERVFDADKALTGISDAVARIIDMTAQIASATEQQSAVADEISHNVGNIASLADQTSGDAQSSALLSEDLAATAQSQYSLVERFNR from the coding sequence ATGCGAAACAACCAACCCGTCACCCAGCGCGAATACGCGTTTCCCGATCAGCAACGGCTGATTTCTACCACGGACCTGAAAGGCAAGATCACCTACTGCAACGACGCCTTCGCCGAAGTCAGCGGCTACGACCGCGCCGACCTGATCGGCGCTCCGCACAACCTGATACGTCATCCGGACGTGCCGTCCGCCGTGTTCGCGCACATGTGGAGCACGCTCAAGGACGGCAGGCCCTGGATGGGCATCGTCAAGAATCGACGCAAGGACGGTGACCATTACTGGGTCAATGCCTACGTAACCCCAGTGCTCGACATGCAGCGCAACGTCATCGGCTATGAGTCGGTGCGCACCAAACCCACCCGCGAGCAGGTCCAGCGAGCCGAGGCGCTCTATGCGCGCCTCAATGCAGGCAAGAGCGGTGTGCCGCGGCGTGACAAGTGGCTGCCCGTGGCGATTAACTGGCTACCCTTCATCGTCATCAGCCAGATCGGCTTCATGATCGGCGCATGGTTCGATCATGCCTGGGGTTTTGCGTTGGCGGCGCTGCTTTCCGTGCCATTGGGCCTCGCCGGTCGTCACTGGCAGATGCGCGGAGTGAACCGCCTGGTACGCCTGGCCGAGCAATCGACCAGCGACCCCTTGATCGCTCAGATGTATACCGACAGCCATGGCGTTGAAGCCCGCCTGGAAATGGCCATGCTCAGCGAGCACGCGCGTCTGAAGACCTGCCTGACGCGCCTGCAGGACAGCGCCGTTCATCTGCAACAACAGGCCAAGCGTGCCGACGAATTGGCGCACAGCTGTTCGGACGGCCTGGCTCGCCAGCATCATGAAACCGAGCAGGTGGCGACGGCGATCAACCAGATGGCCGCGACCACACAGGAAGTCGCCGGCAATGTAGCGCTGACGGCCGAGGCGACCGAGCAGGCCAGCCAGCTTACCGCTCAGGGGCAGGAGATCAGCGCCCAGACCCGCAAGGCCATCGAGCTGCTGGCCCACTCCGTGACAGAAACCGGCGATGCGGTGAATGCCTTGGCGCAGAACAGCGACGAGATCGGCACCGTGGTCGACGTCATCAAGAGCATTGCCGACCAGACCAACCTGCTCGCGCTCAACGCGGCTATCGAAGCGGCTCGCGCCGGTGAAAGCGGCCGCGGCTTCGCGGTGGTGGCGGACGAGGTACGCCAGCTGGCCCAGCGCACGGCGACGGCCACCGGGCAGATTCACCAGCTGATCGACAAGCTGCAGCAACAGGCGCGGCAAGCCGTCGACACCACCGAGCAAGGTCGCGCCCAGGCCAGCCGCGGTGTCGAACGGGTCTTCGATGCCGACAAGGCGCTTACCGGTATCAGCGACGCCGTAGCCCGGATCATCGACATGACCGCGCAGATCGCCTCCGCGACCGAGCAGCAGAGCGCGGTGGCAGACGAGATCAGCCACAACGTCGGCAACATCGCCAGCCTTGCCGACCAGACGTCTGGAGATGCGCAAAGCTCGGCGCTGCTTTCCGAGGATCTGGCAGCAACCGCGCAGTCGCAATACAGCCTGGTGGAGCGCTTCAACCGCTAA
- the acnA gene encoding aconitate hydratase AcnA: MPSLDSLNCRRSLEVNGKTYHYYSLPEAAKQLGDISRLPTSLKVLLENLLRWEDNVTVRADDFSSLAVWLKTHTSEREIQYRPARVLMQDFTGVPAVVDLTAMRDAVSRAGADPQRINPLSPVDLVIDHSVMVDRFGSDQAFEQNVEIEMQRNGERYEFLRWGQQAFDNFRVVPPGTGICHQVNLEYLGQVVWTKEEDGETIAYPDTLVGTDSHTTMINGLGVLGWGVGGIEAEAAMLGQPVSMLIPEVIGMRLTGKLNEGVTATDLVLTVTQMLRKHGVVGKFVEFFGPGLDHLPLADRATIGNMAPEYGATCGFFPVDQVTIDYLRLTGRDPDRIALVEAYSKAQGMWRDSQSADPVFTATLELDLSQVQPSLAGPKRPQDRVSLGDIGASFDLLLDTSGKTQQADTAVPVAGETFKLKHGAVVIAAITSCTNTSNPNVLMAAGLVAKKALERGLKRAPWVKSSLAPGSKVVTDYLERAGLTTYLDQLGFNLVGYGCTTCIGNSGPLPDAISQAITDNDLIVSSVLSGNRNFEGRVHPLVKANWLASPPLVVAFALAGTTRINMDKEPLGYDEQNQPVYLKDIWPSSAEVNEAVSRIDGQMFRTRYADVFSGDQHWQSIAVTAGDTYKWNSNSSYVQNPPFFEDIGQPPAPPKDVENARILALFGDSITTDHISPAGNIKASSPAGLYLQQLGVQPEDFNSYGSRRGNHEVMMRGTFANIRVKNEMLGGEEGGYTLHQPSGERMSIYDAAMRYQAEGVPLVVVAGKEYGTGSSRDWAAKGTNLLGVKAVIAESFERIHRSNLIGMGVLALQFVGDQNRQSLGLTGNEKLSIRGLSADIKPRQLLTVDVERADGTRENFQVLCRIDTLNEVQYFKAGGILHYVLRQLIES; the protein is encoded by the coding sequence ATGCCATCCCTGGACAGTCTGAATTGCCGCCGAAGCCTCGAGGTAAACGGCAAAACCTATCACTACTACAGCCTCCCCGAAGCGGCCAAGCAGCTCGGTGATATCAGCCGCCTGCCCACCTCGCTCAAGGTGCTGCTGGAGAACCTGCTGCGCTGGGAAGATAACGTCACGGTTCGTGCCGATGACTTCAGTTCGCTGGCAGTCTGGCTGAAGACGCACACCTCCGAACGGGAAATCCAGTACCGCCCCGCGCGGGTGCTGATGCAGGATTTCACCGGCGTACCCGCCGTCGTCGACCTGACCGCGATGCGCGATGCGGTGTCGCGCGCCGGCGCCGACCCTCAGCGCATCAATCCACTGTCACCCGTGGACCTGGTTATCGATCACTCGGTAATGGTCGATCGATTCGGCAGCGATCAAGCCTTCGAGCAGAACGTCGAGATCGAGATGCAGCGCAACGGAGAGCGCTACGAGTTCCTGCGCTGGGGCCAGCAGGCGTTCGACAATTTTAGGGTGGTGCCGCCGGGCACGGGCATCTGCCACCAGGTCAACCTCGAATACCTGGGCCAGGTCGTATGGACCAAAGAAGAGGACGGCGAAACCATCGCCTACCCCGACACGCTGGTCGGCACCGATTCCCATACCACGATGATCAACGGGCTCGGCGTGCTGGGCTGGGGGGTCGGTGGTATCGAGGCGGAAGCGGCCATGCTCGGCCAGCCGGTCTCGATGCTAATACCCGAAGTGATCGGGATGCGCCTGACCGGCAAGCTCAACGAAGGCGTAACCGCGACCGACCTGGTCCTGACCGTCACGCAGATGCTGCGCAAGCACGGTGTGGTCGGCAAGTTCGTCGAGTTTTTCGGCCCGGGGCTGGACCACCTGCCGCTGGCCGACCGTGCCACTATCGGCAACATGGCACCGGAGTACGGCGCCACCTGCGGCTTCTTTCCGGTCGATCAGGTGACAATCGATTACCTGCGCCTGACTGGCCGCGATCCGGATCGCATCGCGCTGGTCGAGGCCTATAGCAAAGCCCAGGGCATGTGGCGCGACAGCCAATCAGCCGATCCGGTATTCACCGCTACGCTGGAGCTCGATCTGAGCCAGGTGCAACCATCGCTCGCCGGCCCCAAGCGTCCGCAGGATCGCGTCTCGCTCGGCGACATCGGCGCCAGCTTCGATCTGCTACTGGATACCAGCGGCAAGACGCAGCAAGCCGACACCGCGGTCCCGGTGGCCGGCGAAACCTTCAAGCTGAAACACGGCGCCGTGGTCATCGCGGCAATCACCTCCTGCACCAATACCTCCAACCCGAACGTGCTGATGGCCGCAGGCCTGGTTGCCAAGAAGGCGCTCGAACGCGGCCTGAAGCGCGCACCCTGGGTGAAATCGTCGCTGGCGCCCGGCTCCAAGGTGGTCACCGATTATCTGGAGCGCGCCGGCCTGACGACCTACCTGGACCAACTCGGCTTCAATCTGGTCGGCTACGGCTGCACCACCTGCATCGGCAACTCCGGGCCCCTGCCCGACGCCATCAGCCAGGCGATCACCGACAATGACCTGATCGTTTCGTCCGTGCTTTCAGGCAATCGCAACTTCGAAGGTCGCGTCCATCCGCTGGTCAAGGCCAACTGGCTGGCTTCGCCGCCGCTGGTGGTCGCTTTCGCCCTGGCGGGAACCACCCGCATCAACATGGATAAGGAGCCGCTGGGTTACGACGAACAGAATCAGCCGGTCTATCTCAAAGACATCTGGCCGTCGAGCGCCGAGGTTAACGAGGCGGTCAGCAGGATCGACGGGCAGATGTTCCGCACGCGCTATGCGGACGTCTTCAGCGGCGACCAGCATTGGCAATCGATCGCCGTGACCGCAGGCGACACCTACAAGTGGAACAGCAACTCCAGCTACGTGCAGAACCCGCCGTTCTTCGAAGACATCGGTCAACCTCCGGCTCCGCCGAAGGACGTGGAGAATGCGCGGATCCTGGCGCTCTTTGGCGACTCCATCACCACCGACCACATCTCACCGGCCGGTAACATCAAGGCGAGTTCGCCGGCGGGTCTGTATCTGCAGCAGCTGGGCGTCCAGCCGGAGGACTTCAACTCCTATGGCTCGCGGCGCGGCAATCATGAAGTGATGATGCGCGGCACCTTCGCCAACATCCGTGTCAAGAATGAGATGCTCGGCGGCGAAGAAGGTGGCTACACGCTTCATCAGCCAAGCGGCGAACGGATGTCGATCTATGATGCCGCGATGCGCTATCAGGCCGAAGGTGTGCCACTGGTAGTGGTTGCCGGCAAAGAATACGGTACCGGCTCCAGCCGTGACTGGGCCGCCAAGGGCACCAACTTGCTGGGCGTCAAGGCGGTTATCGCGGAAAGCTTCGAGCGCATCCACCGCTCGAACCTGATCGGCATGGGCGTGCTGGCGCTGCAGTTCGTTGGTGATCAGAACCGGCAATCGCTGGGCCTGACCGGCAACGAAAAACTCTCGATTCGCGGCCTGAGCGCCGACATTAAGCCCCGTCAGTTGCTGACAGTAGACGTCGAGCGGGCGGATGGTACCCGAGAGAACTTCCAGGTGCTCTGCCGCATCGACACGCTCAATGAAGTCCAGTACTTCAAGGCCGGCGGCATTCTGCACTACGTGCTTCGTCAACTGATCGAGAGTTGA
- the rlmM gene encoding 23S rRNA (cytidine(2498)-2'-O)-methyltransferase RlmM, which produces MKTLLLHCRPGFENEVCAEISDQAARLDVAGYAKAKPNSACAEFICSEDGGPERLMRGLRFSRLIFARQWARGEYLALPETDRIGVLLEQLEGYPLCGSLWLEVLDTNDGKELSTFCRKFEAPLRKALIKAGRLKEGHNGPRLLLTFKSGREVFLGIAEADNSAMWPMGIPRLKFPRQAPSRSTLKLEEAWHHFIPREQWDTRLAPGMTAVDLGASPGGWTWQLVNRDIEVMAVDNGPMNEQLLESGLVGHYRADGFAFRPKRPVDWMVCDIVEKPAKNAALLETWVGEGLCREAVVNLKLPMKQRYAEVKRLLERIADGLAERGVKASIGCKQLYHDREEVTCHVRRL; this is translated from the coding sequence ATGAAAACACTGCTGCTGCATTGCCGCCCGGGCTTCGAGAACGAAGTTTGCGCCGAGATCAGCGATCAGGCCGCCCGGCTCGATGTGGCCGGCTACGCCAAGGCGAAACCAAACAGCGCGTGTGCCGAGTTCATCTGCAGCGAGGACGGTGGTCCGGAGCGTTTGATGCGCGGCTTGCGCTTTTCACGGCTGATCTTCGCGCGGCAATGGGCGCGCGGCGAATACCTGGCGCTGCCGGAAACCGACCGCATCGGCGTCTTGCTCGAACAGCTCGAAGGCTATCCGCTGTGTGGCAGTCTCTGGCTCGAAGTCCTGGATACCAACGACGGCAAGGAGCTGTCGACCTTCTGCCGCAAGTTCGAAGCGCCGCTGCGCAAGGCCCTGATCAAGGCCGGACGGCTCAAGGAAGGGCACAACGGGCCACGCTTGCTGCTGACGTTCAAAAGCGGGCGCGAGGTTTTTCTCGGGATTGCCGAAGCGGACAACAGCGCGATGTGGCCGATGGGCATTCCGCGGCTGAAATTTCCCCGTCAGGCGCCGAGCCGTTCAACGTTGAAACTGGAAGAGGCCTGGCATCACTTCATTCCCCGTGAGCAATGGGACACGCGACTGGCCCCCGGCATGACCGCCGTGGATCTGGGCGCTTCACCTGGCGGCTGGACGTGGCAGTTGGTCAACCGCGACATCGAGGTCATGGCCGTCGACAACGGGCCGATGAACGAGCAACTGCTGGAGTCAGGTCTGGTCGGCCACTACCGGGCCGATGGATTCGCCTTCCGGCCCAAACGGCCGGTGGACTGGATGGTGTGCGATATCGTCGAGAAGCCGGCAAAGAACGCCGCCTTGCTGGAAACCTGGGTCGGCGAAGGGCTGTGTCGTGAGGCGGTGGTGAACCTCAAGCTACCTATGAAGCAACGCTATGCCGAGGTGAAGCGCCTGCTGGAACGCATCGCCGATGGGCTTGCCGAACGAGGAGTGAAGGCGAGTATCGGCTGCAAGCAGCTTTACCATGATCGTGAGGAAGTGACCTGCCATGTGCGTCGCCTGTGA
- the tusA gene encoding sulfurtransferase TusA, whose translation MTQSAELTVDAVLDASGLNCPEPVMMLHNKVRGLGGGELLKVIATDPSTQRDIPKFCVFLGHELVEQQAEEGTYLYWIRKKAD comes from the coding sequence ATGACTCAATCTGCTGAACTGACTGTCGACGCGGTGCTCGACGCCAGCGGCCTGAATTGCCCCGAGCCGGTGATGATGCTGCACAACAAGGTGCGCGGACTGGGCGGCGGCGAACTGCTCAAGGTCATCGCGACCGATCCGTCCACCCAGCGCGATATCCCGAAATTCTGCGTTTTCCTCGGCCACGAGCTGGTGGAGCAACAGGCCGAAGAGGGCACCTATCTCTACTGGATCCGCAAGAAAGCCGATTGA
- the ctaD gene encoding cytochrome c oxidase subunit I: MNSSIRDNAPCTDPDQLHDQFNEVWGNPRGWCALTIVNHTSIGLRFLVTGGVFFLIGGLMAMLIRTQLAMPGYVLMEPEVYNQVFTMHGSVMMFLFAVPMMEGLAVYLIPKMIGARDLIFPRLSSLGYFCYLFGGIILLSSVFLGVAPKAGWFMYTPLSSASHMPGVNSDFWLLGITFVEISAVSAGVELVVSILRTRTSGMALHKMPLYAWYILVMALMIVFGFPPLILGSILLELERAAGLPFFDTAKGGDPVLWQHLFWLFGHPEVYIIFLPGAGIVSTLLPVFCQRPLVGYRWVVLGVLTTGFLSFGLWVHHMFTVGIPALALGFFSAASMLVAIPTGVQIFAWIATLWLGKPVYHVPMLWLVGFLIVFVCGGLTGVMVALVPFDWQVHDTHFVVAHMHYVLVGGMFFPLMAGLYYWLPHFSGRMPSVRLGRWGFWLVFIGFNTTFLIMHWTGLLGMPRRVYTYDTGLGWDIPNLVSSVGSFIMAIGIGTILLDIVLHFRFGQPAKTNPWNADTLEWATALPPSPYNFVSLPDVTDRHPLWQDPDLPHSIARAEHALKTIDHGRRETWGSDPLTGEVREVIHLPGNSWWPFVASVFLAVLCLSLLNKAYLLALAATVATLVVLFRWSWENGAHPAAAPDARTQPDEPPLHSRTFDGPGLWGMGVTLLANGTMYLSLLFGWFYLWTVSPQWQVPAQSGLNGWLMLASAVLLSFGTIWIRLLPGRLRRGNGGRLMLNLGAITVIGAMQWAMLLWLLLTANLHVTETAHDAVIFVILAYSLIHCGLATILTFLQALRVKYGYVGDKAPYEIVVVEQLWYYNLAVVWSAYAAVVLLPPALGGV, translated from the coding sequence ATGAATTCATCCATCAGGGACAACGCTCCCTGCACCGATCCGGATCAGTTGCACGACCAGTTCAACGAGGTCTGGGGCAATCCGCGCGGGTGGTGCGCGCTGACCATCGTCAACCACACCAGCATCGGTCTGCGCTTCCTGGTCACCGGTGGCGTGTTCTTCCTTATCGGCGGGCTGATGGCGATGCTGATCCGCACCCAGCTGGCCATGCCCGGCTATGTATTGATGGAGCCCGAGGTCTACAACCAGGTCTTCACCATGCACGGCTCGGTGATGATGTTTCTGTTCGCCGTGCCGATGATGGAAGGCTTGGCGGTATACCTCATCCCGAAGATGATCGGCGCCCGTGACCTGATCTTCCCGCGGCTCTCCTCGCTGGGTTACTTCTGCTACCTGTTCGGCGGCATCATTCTGCTGTCCAGCGTGTTCCTCGGGGTCGCGCCGAAAGCCGGCTGGTTCATGTACACGCCGCTTTCCAGCGCGTCACACATGCCCGGCGTCAACTCGGATTTCTGGTTGCTGGGTATCACCTTCGTCGAGATATCCGCCGTCAGCGCCGGTGTCGAGCTGGTGGTCTCGATCCTGCGCACCCGCACCAGCGGCATGGCGCTGCACAAGATGCCGCTCTACGCCTGGTACATCCTGGTAATGGCGTTGATGATCGTGTTCGGTTTCCCGCCACTGATCCTTGGCAGCATTCTGCTGGAACTGGAGCGCGCCGCCGGCCTGCCCTTCTTCGACACCGCCAAAGGTGGCGATCCGGTGCTCTGGCAACACCTGTTCTGGCTGTTCGGCCACCCCGAGGTATACATCATCTTCCTGCCCGGCGCGGGGATCGTCTCGACGCTGCTACCGGTGTTCTGCCAGCGGCCGCTGGTGGGCTACCGCTGGGTGGTGCTGGGTGTGCTGACCACCGGATTCCTGAGCTTCGGGCTGTGGGTACACCACATGTTCACCGTCGGTATTCCGGCGCTGGCGCTGGGCTTCTTTTCGGCGGCGAGCATGCTGGTAGCGATTCCGACCGGGGTACAGATTTTCGCCTGGATCGCCACGCTCTGGCTGGGCAAGCCGGTCTATCACGTGCCGATGCTCTGGCTGGTGGGCTTCTTGATCGTCTTTGTCTGCGGCGGGCTGACCGGTGTGATGGTGGCCCTGGTGCCGTTCGACTGGCAGGTGCACGACACCCACTTCGTCGTCGCCCACATGCACTATGTTCTGGTCGGTGGGATGTTCTTCCCGTTGATGGCCGGCCTCTATTACTGGCTGCCGCACTTCTCTGGCCGTATGCCCTCGGTGCGTCTGGGGCGCTGGGGTTTCTGGCTGGTGTTCATCGGCTTCAACACCACCTTTCTGATCATGCACTGGACTGGTCTGCTGGGCATGCCGCGCCGGGTCTACACCTACGACACGGGCCTGGGCTGGGACATACCCAACCTGGTCTCGTCGGTTGGCAGCTTCATCATGGCCATCGGCATCGGCACCATTCTGCTGGACATCGTGCTGCATTTCCGTTTCGGCCAGCCAGCGAAGACCAACCCCTGGAACGCAGACACGTTGGAATGGGCCACTGCCCTGCCGCCCAGTCCGTACAACTTCGTCAGCCTGCCGGACGTCACAGATCGCCACCCGCTCTGGCAGGACCCGGATCTGCCCCACAGCATCGCCCGGGCCGAACACGCACTGAAAACCATCGACCATGGCCGTCGGGAAACCTGGGGCTCCGATCCGCTGACCGGTGAAGTGCGCGAGGTGATCCACCTACCCGGCAACAGCTGGTGGCCCTTCGTCGCCTCGGTTTTTCTCGCGGTGCTTTGCCTGAGCCTCCTGAACAAGGCCTACCTGTTAGCCCTGGCCGCTACCGTCGCGACCCTGGTCGTGCTGTTCAGATGGTCATGGGAGAATGGCGCACACCCGGCGGCGGCACCGGATGCGCGCACTCAGCCAGACGAACCGCCGCTGCATTCGCGCACGTTCGACGGCCCCGGGCTGTGGGGCATGGGCGTAACCCTGCTGGCAAACGGCACCATGTATCTATCACTGCTGTTCGGCTGGTTCTATCTATGGACTGTCTCGCCACAATGGCAGGTGCCTGCGCAATCCGGCCTCAATGGCTGGCTAATGCTTGCCAGCGCGGTGTTGCTGAGTTTCGGCACTATCTGGATTCGGCTGCTTCCCGGCCGACTTCGGCGCGGCAACGGCGGTCGGCTGATGTTGAATCTGGGCGCCATCACGGTCATCGGCGCAATGCAGTGGGCCATGTTGTTATGGCTGCTGTTGACCGCGAACCTGCACGTCACCGAAACCGCCCACGACGCGGTGATCTTCGTGATTCTCGCCTACAGCCTCATCCATTGCGGGCTGGCGACGATTCTCACTTTCCTGCAGGCGCTGCGGGTGAAATACGGCTACGTCGGCGACAAGGCGCCGTATGAAATCGTCGTGGTCGAGCAGCTCTGGTACTACAACCTGGCGGTGGTCTGGAGCGCCTACGCGGCGGTCGTTCTGTTACCCCCGGCGCTGGGAGGTGTCTGA
- the coxB gene encoding cytochrome c oxidase subunit II: MARQVANVWWGMFAFATLVLVAVSAIWIYALARKPRETSEQQALKINRRWVIGGGIVLPSLSIVVLLIFGIPTGRSMLPLPVQGEQPLKVEVIGHQWWWEVRYPDSGIITANQLIIPAGRLVDVQVSSADVIHSFWIPRLGGKMDMLPGRTNVIRLQAGHTGIFHGQCSEFCGLQHTHMKLHVEALDEAAFSEWVGARDSLSFTQRAPGDAGRVFDERCGRCHRVAGISQGGRAPDLTDLASRPSLGAGVIENDTEGLRRWLREHKTLKFGNGMPAHDDIPPDTLDQIADWLETLAP; encoded by the coding sequence ATGGCCCGGCAGGTCGCGAACGTCTGGTGGGGCATGTTTGCGTTCGCCACGCTGGTCCTGGTGGCGGTCAGCGCGATCTGGATCTACGCGCTCGCACGCAAACCGCGCGAAACCTCCGAACAGCAGGCACTGAAAATCAATCGTCGCTGGGTTATCGGCGGGGGCATCGTGCTACCCAGCCTGAGCATCGTCGTGCTGCTGATATTCGGCATCCCGACCGGGCGCAGCATGCTGCCGCTACCGGTACAGGGCGAGCAGCCGCTTAAGGTGGAGGTCATCGGCCACCAATGGTGGTGGGAGGTCCGTTATCCCGACAGCGGCATCATCACCGCCAACCAGCTGATCATCCCCGCCGGCCGCTTGGTCGATGTGCAGGTCAGCAGCGCCGATGTCATCCACTCGTTCTGGATTCCGCGGCTCGGCGGCAAGATGGACATGCTGCCCGGGCGCACCAATGTCATCCGCCTGCAGGCCGGGCACACCGGCATCTTTCATGGACAGTGCTCCGAGTTTTGCGGTCTGCAGCACACCCACATGAAGCTCCATGTCGAAGCGCTCGACGAAGCGGCGTTCAGCGAATGGGTCGGCGCCAGGGACAGCCTCAGCTTCACACAGCGTGCACCCGGCGACGCCGGTCGGGTGTTCGACGAGCGCTGCGGACGCTGCCACCGGGTTGCGGGTATTTCGCAAGGCGGGCGTGCGCCGGATCTCACCGACCTGGCAAGCCGTCCGAGCCTGGGCGCGGGGGTCATCGAGAACGACACCGAGGGCCTGCGCCGTTGGCTGCGGGAACACAAGACGCTCAAGTTCGGCAATGGCATGCCGGCACACGACGACATTCCGCCGGATACCCTCGACCAGATCGCCGATTGGCTGGAGACGTTAGCCCCATGA
- a CDS encoding DUF2231 domain-containing protein — MANYRDSIHSRAAIAGHPLHPMLIHFPVAALTGLLPVDLAHLWTLDEFWWRAGLWLAGVGALGGWVASIFGLIDLLTVREIRQKITAWCHAILAVMMLSLASLNWLLRFQNQGGGMELWALYLSAVTAAMIALAAYLGGRLVYEHAVGVDLEKA; from the coding sequence ATGGCCAACTACCGAGACTCTATTCATAGCCGCGCGGCGATTGCCGGCCACCCGCTGCACCCCATGCTGATTCACTTCCCGGTCGCCGCCTTGACCGGCCTGTTGCCGGTCGACCTGGCCCATCTCTGGACGCTGGATGAGTTCTGGTGGCGAGCCGGGCTGTGGCTGGCTGGTGTGGGCGCGCTGGGAGGCTGGGTCGCGAGCATTTTCGGTCTGATCGATCTGCTCACGGTGCGTGAGATTCGACAGAAAATCACCGCCTGGTGCCATGCCATTCTGGCCGTGATGATGCTCTCGCTGGCCTCGCTCAACTGGCTGCTGCGCTTTCAGAACCAGGGAGGCGGTATGGAGCTTTGGGCGTTGTACCTCTCTGCCGTCACCGCGGCGATGATCGCCCTGGCGGCCTACCTCGGCGGCCGGTTGGTCTACGAGCATGCCGTTGGGGTCGACCTGGAAAAGGCCTGA
- a CDS encoding CopD family protein — MPLLKLLHFASLLCWCGTLLYLPALVAAGTRQTSALFYRDHAHLTRMVFTLVGTPAALITIGSGTALFLRDGIMAGWLVVKLSTVAGMVLCHALCGVMVLHIERSPEQSVNLRCLFLGAAIAAFITATLWLVLAKPF, encoded by the coding sequence ATGCCCTTGCTCAAACTGCTGCACTTCGCGAGCTTGCTGTGCTGGTGCGGCACGCTGCTGTATCTGCCGGCGCTCGTTGCTGCCGGCACCCGCCAAACCAGCGCCCTCTTCTACCGTGACCACGCGCACCTGACGCGCATGGTGTTCACCCTCGTCGGCACCCCCGCCGCGCTGATTACGATCGGCTCGGGTACGGCGTTGTTTCTGCGCGACGGCATCATGGCCGGCTGGTTGGTGGTCAAGCTCAGCACGGTGGCGGGCATGGTGCTCTGCCACGCCCTCTGCGGAGTCATGGTGCTGCATATCGAGCGCTCACCGGAGCAGAGCGTGAACCTTCGTTGCCTGTTCCTTGGTGCGGCGATTGCCGCCTTCATCACTGCAACCCTATGGCTGGTGCTGGCCAAGCCGTTCTAG